The sequence AATAATTGTAGTTGTATGAAAATGTGCAACACAAATATGGAGAGCACTATGACTTCTTGGACCAGGCAGTTTGGATCAGGCATAATTAGACATCTCTTAGGTGGACCATCCTGAGCACATAAGAAAACACACCAGCAGATATAGGTACACAAATATAgaattttagtgtacaaaatgACCCAACTGTTAACCAATGTGAATAGAGGCTTTACTGTAGAGAATTATAGtgttaattttacattttatgctCTATGAGTAAGTTTTTAATGTATAAAGCAATGCACACATTCAAACCTGGAATCTGGACCCTTGGCATTTACTCTCCATTGGCTACGGATACTAGAGAATACCAGTGCTGCTGTCCCTCAGGCATTGTCAAGAAAGATGATAAATGAAAGAACTAGTTGTGCAAGTTATATAGTTGAAGGTTATTTTATTATCTCCTTTATCAGAAATTAATAGGCATGAATAggtgaaaaatattcagtaagtACTGCATTTCTCTCCCTCTTCCAACCTTGAcacataaactatacatttctgaaGGTAGTTTATTTTTAGTAATCATCCATACAAGCCAGTATTTGTTTTGTATAGTTTAATTGTTTTCTATCTTTTCTGTGTCCTCTAGAGGTCTACAGAACATCACCTTATTCCAAATCCTGTCCTCACTTGAGTTACATATCGATAATGCAAAGTGCTTCACCTTTGAAATAGCCTATAACCTGACGTACTTGAGATATTTCTGAACATCAACAGTTGATAAGAGACTGTTTTTCATGCAAATAATCCCTGCACCCTGTCCTTATGGGTGTTATAGGTAGGCTGCACAAACTGTTTGAAAATAGGGAAAGTATATgtaaaactctctctctctctctctctatatatatatatatatatatatatatatatatgtatttatatatatatatatatatatatataaatatatatatatatatatgtattcatatatatatatgtgtgtgtgtgtgtgtgtgtgtgtgtgtctgtgtgtgtgtctgtgtctgtgtgtgtgtatgtatgaatagTGGGCTGCAGTTCAGTTTCTTTAAATACAGTAGTGGTCACAAATTCTTCTGGTTTTATTTGTAGATAATTTTGTTGTGAACTATTCCACAAATGGACAAATGGAActcctagtatatatatatatatatatatatatatatatatatatatatatatatatatatatatatatatgttcttgcATTATACATGATTAAACTATATGACGGCTACGTGGTACATTATTTTTGTTAAGTAACTTATATGACCTTTTGCAAGCCTACTTAGCATGTATCTTccgtgtgtgtttgtttgtttatatgtaTTAACATATGCTAATCTGAATTCACTACGCTAtctaaaatatatgcatttttgttCTATAGAGATATTGATGCATTGATTTAACTCAGACCTCTTGTAAGTGTCATGGGGTTGATCCTCCCAGTCAGTGTGCTAGAAGACACACTGTGGAAATGAAAAGCAGCATTTACAAGCATCCCTTCTCACATTGTTACTGTCTCAGACCTAACTGATCTAATCAATGACACAAAGCATTCACATTCTAAAGACGCCCAGAAAACCATCCCTCCCTCTGCTATTGGAAGGCGCTGCATTTGGGTGGGTTTATTATGCGATCACTGATTGGCTGGCAAGAGAACAGTGTCAATGTTTAAGCAGCAGCGTGAGGTGAATAGAGTCAGTCAGTAAAGAGGCATTTGGAGCTAAGGTTGGGtgtaagacaatgcaagatataaAGGATTAAAGCTACTAAATCAACTGTTGAATTGTACAAACTCTACTTTATTTCGAATGGATGTATTTTTACTGTATTCATGTAGTCTAAGGACTGTCTGGAGAAAGAATCTGTGTTCCCAGCTGCGATGAGCCAGCACAGAAAAAGGCAAAGGCTTTTACCCATCCTACTAATATCTGTGCTGCTTTTTTTAGTATAAGGACGCGACATGAGCTGGGCACTTTGGAACTGATTTGGAGCTACCCATGGTGCATTTGTGTTTTGGGAAATCTATTGTATTTGGCTTTCACAATTGCTGTTGGGTGCACAGGCTGTGGATAAAAAGCAGCAGCAGTGTACAGCCCATGTATAGCTGTGTGCTTTAGGTCCAGGGACTCTGCTCTCTGAAAGGTAAGACTAATTTATCATTAttttcagaaaaataaataaaacactgtgATAGCCAGCGTGCACTAAAACCCAATACAGATCATTGGGACGTATGGGCggttttgctaataattagtaccTTTTATTTCTGAATCTGACTCATGCAGTTATTAAACATCTGCATTCTGCATGTGTCATTCATATATTAAGGGACAACAATTTCACGCATGCATGCAATCTTCTAGGCAATTACTTTCAGTAAAGAACTGACTTATAAtcaggctttaaaaaaaaatcagcagactACAAATGCATCCACAAACATAATTGTTGTATATGTGTTTCCTgacttttatttgtaaatgttcaTTTTAGTGGGTTTTAtgttatttacatttgtttttattatgttcatATTTCAGTTTGCATTTAGTGAATATATATTTACCATCCCTGTGAACACAGCAACTGCCTCTTCCTACAAAGTGTGTTTTTTCCCGTTTTCCATTTGTGCATCCAGCCATGCTTTGCCTGTTGATTTGATCTACTGTAGGGAATGAGAACTGAAAATTAACTGAATACTACTGCTTGTAAGCCAATTcagttacatgtttttttttaaataaacccagtgctgtgaaaAGACTGAAATGAAAAGGTGAATTTGATACATTTGAACTAGACTCcactattgtgtgtgtgagtgtttttAATAGATATACTAATTACTCTATGCTACGTGATAAATGCAGTTTCATTCTAGATTCAACATGTTGCTGTCTGTGCACACTGTAGAGTTTAATCTCAGCATACAGTTGTTGAAAATATGTGTCTAGGATGCATTTTCAAACAAATCATATTGATTGCAAGAGTGTTGTGCATTACTGCctttaataaagatttaaaatgggTTGTGATGATAACTGTAGGATAATGTTCCGAAGATAAGCTTATGTTAGCTTGATGCTGTTGTTTATTGGGCTTTAGTGCTATAGTATTTATGCTGTCCTTtccaattaatatttttaaagagATGAATAGCTACGGTGGAATTGTGAAGAATTGTCTTTCCAGCAAAAACAATCACTGATTTAACCCTGCCAGCCTCTTTTGCCATGGTCCATTTGGTGCTTATCTAACTGTAGGTGTTTTTAAATCAACAGGTTCAAGGAACTGAGGAGAGAAGGCGAGTGAAGCAGAGAAGATCTTTCGCACACACGTTTGGGGATGTACCTTTcagttttattgttattttttttgtgggcTCCTGCCCTGACTTTGAAAAACTTAAATTTTTCTGTACCAGAGGAGGCAATTGCTGGAACCATTGTTGGAAATCTAGGCAATGATGTAAAACTTGGCATTTCGGAGAGGGGTAAGAAATCGAACTTCAGAGTACTAGAGAATTCTGCACCAAACTTGATTGATGTAGAACAGGACACTGGGCTGGTAACTACTAAGCAACGAATTGACCGGGAAACCTTATGCCGGAGAAATTTAAAATGTCAAGTGTCCTTGGAGGTTTTTGCCAatgataaagaaatatatatgatAAAAGTGGATATCACAGACATTAACGACAATTCACCATTTTTTCCTTCTGAACAAATTGATATTGACATTTCAGAAAATGCTTTTCCTGGGACAAGATTTCCACTCACCAGTGCCCATGATCCAGATTCTGGGGAGTTTGGCTTAAAGACTTATGTTATCAACCATAATGGATTGTTTTCCTTAGATGTAAAGTCCAGAGGTGATGGAACAAAATTCCCTGAGCTGGTTATAGAGAAACCCCTGGACAGAGAAGAGCAAAGCCATCATAATTTAATTTTGACTGCTTTGGATGGTGGCAACCCTCCAAGATCTGCTACTGTGCAAATAAATGTCAAAGTTATAGATTCCAATGATAACAGTCCTGTTTTTGAGGCACCTTCATATATGGTGGAAATCCCTGAAAACTCACCACTGGGTAGAGTTGTAATTGATCTCAATGCTACAGATGCAGATGAAGGCTCTAATGGTGAAGTAATATACTCTTTCAGTGGTTATGCACCAGACAGAGTTCGGGAACTTTTCTCAATTGACCCCAACACAGGTGTAATCCAAGTTAAGGGTAACCTGGACTATGAGGAAAACAACCTGATTGAAATTGATGTGCAAGCACGTGACCAAGGCCCAAACCCAATCCCTGCACACTGCAAAGTTACAGTTAAGGTGATTGATAAGAATGACAATGCCCCATCAATTGGCTTTGTATCAGTTCGGCAGGGAGCAATTAGTGAGGCAGCACTCCCTGGCACTGTTATCGCTTTAGTTAGGGTCACTGATAAGGACTCGGGGAAAAATGGACAGTTGCAATGCCGGGTTCTGGGCAATGTGCCTTTCAAATTAGAAGAGAACTATGACAATTTCTACACAGTTGTAACAGACAGACCTCTTGACCGTGAGACACAGGATGAATATAATGTTACTATAATTGCTAGAGATAATGGAAACCCATCTTTAAATTCCTCAAAGTCGTTCACTGTTAAGATTTTAGATGAAAATGACAATCCTCCCACTTTTAACAAAGGTATGCATGTATTGCAAGTCTCTGAGAATAACATTCCTGGAGAATATTTAGGTTCTGTTGTAGCCCATGATCCAGACCTTGGACACAATGGCACTGTTTCGTATTCAATTCTACCGTCTTATGTTGGGGATGTGTCAATTTACACCTTTGTGTCTGTAAATCCCACTAATGGTGCAGTTTATGCCCTACGGTCTTTCAATTATgagcaaacaaaatattttgaatttaaACTCCTTGCAAAAGATTCAGGCTCTCCTCACCTAGAAAGCAATGTTACTGTAAGAGTGACTGTACTGGATGTTAATGACAACGCCCCTGTTATTTCTCTACCTATCTTGCAAAATGACACTGCAGAAATCCATGTTCCCCGAAACGTAGGCGTGGGCTATGTCGTGAGCACAGTTAGAGCAATGGACAATGATTTTGGAGAAAGTGGAAGACTGACCTATGAAATTGCATATGGCAATGAAGATCACCTCTTTGAAATTGATCCTGTGACAGGGGAAATCAAAACCCTCAATCCATATTGGGAAGAAGTGTCACCAATTGT is a genomic window of Mixophyes fleayi isolate aMixFle1 chromosome 2, aMixFle1.hap1, whole genome shotgun sequence containing:
- the PCDH17 gene encoding protocadherin-17 isoform X2; this translates as MYLSVLLLFFLWAPALTLKNLNFSVPEEAIAGTIVGNLGNDVKLGISERGKKSNFRVLENSAPNLIDVEQDTGLVTTKQRIDRETLCRRNLKCQVSLEVFANDKEIYMIKVDITDINDNSPFFPSEQIDIDISENAFPGTRFPLTSAHDPDSGEFGLKTYVINHNGLFSLDVKSRGDGTKFPELVIEKPLDREEQSHHNLILTALDGGNPPRSATVQINVKVIDSNDNSPVFEAPSYMVEIPENSPLGRVVIDLNATDADEGSNGEVIYSFSGYAPDRVRELFSIDPNTGVIQVKGNLDYEENNLIEIDVQARDQGPNPIPAHCKVTVKVIDKNDNAPSIGFVSVRQGAISEAALPGTVIALVRVTDKDSGKNGQLQCRVLGNVPFKLEENYDNFYTVVTDRPLDRETQDEYNVTIIARDNGNPSLNSSKSFTVKILDENDNPPTFNKGMHVLQVSENNIPGEYLGSVVAHDPDLGHNGTVSYSILPSYVGDVSIYTFVSVNPTNGAVYALRSFNYEQTKYFEFKLLAKDSGSPHLESNVTVRVTVLDVNDNAPVISLPILQNDTAEIHVPRNVGVGYVVSTVRAMDNDFGESGRLTYEIAYGNEDHLFEIDPVTGEIKTLNPYWEEVSPIVELVIKVTDNGKPALSAVAKLIIKSTTGSLPEGEPRVNGKQHQWDMSLPLIVTLSTISIILLAAMITIAVKCKRENKEIRTYNCRIAEYSHPQLGKSKKKKINKNDIMLVQSEVEERNAMNVMNVVSSPSLATSPMYFDYQTRLPLSSPRSEVMYLKPTSNNLTVPQGHVGCHNSFTGPVSNTTETTSNRMSIIQTDNFPAESNYIGSRQQFVQSSSTFKDPERASLRDSGHGDSDQADSDQDTNKGSCCDMSVREALKMKTTSAKCQPLEQDPCCKTLDRCNAKSVCKTACTEQEECVNCTDECRVLGHSDRCWMPQFPTANQVENADYRTNLFVPTVEAHVETETYETVNPTGKKTFCTFGKDKREHTILIANVKPYLKAKRALSPLLQEGPSASSSPTKTCIEPCASTKGPLNGCEIKSGILAETTNQYLSSDNQYISPSKQTKDPQYIASDLMAHVFADVHSRVSRDSSEMDAVLDHLEHSNRDLGRESVDADEVVREIDKLLQDCRGSEPVAVRK